CAACGCGACGGAACTGCTGGCGCGCGCCGGCTACCGTGCCGATCCCGCGCTGTTCACCGCCTGCTGCGGCGCGCTCGATCTGCACAGCGGAAACCGCCCCCGCGCGCTGGAGTTCGCTCGCGCCAACGTACGCCGCTTCGTCCAGGCCGGCGGAGCAGACCATATTATCTCGACTGCTTCAGGATGCACCACCGCGATGGCGGAGTATGGTGAACTGCTCAAGGACGATCCCGACTTGGCCCGACCCGCGAGCGAGTTCGCACGACGAGTTAGCGAGTTGAGCACCTTGTTGCTCAAGGCGACGCGCCCGCTGGAGGGAAGCTGCGAGGCCACGGTCACCTATCATGACGCTTGCCATCTGGCGCACGGTATGGGGGTGCGGCGTGAACCGCGCCAACTACTGAAAGCGGTGGGCGGGGTAAAGCTCGTTGAGCTGGAGAGTTCCGACCTGTGTTGCGGATCGGCGGGCAGTTACAATCTGACTCAGCCACAGGCGGCGGCGGCGCTGGGGCGGCGCAAGGCGGATACGATCGAACAGAGCGGGGCGCAGTACGTGGTCATGGCTAATCCGGGCTGCCAGTTTCAGATCGCAGCCGAGTTACGCCGGCGTGGTTCGTCAATTCAGGTGATGCATCTGGCGGATTTCCTGGCCCAGGCGGTGGCGCGGCGCGAGCAATTGGCAAGGGAGAATGCGCGGTGAGTGGCGCACCCACTCTGATCGCGGGCCGTGCGGCTG
This portion of the Candidatus Binataceae bacterium genome encodes:
- a CDS encoding heterodisulfide reductase-related iron-sulfur binding cluster, whose protein sequence is AVVAHLDLCLGCRGCESACPAGVRYGRLIEQTRAYLEGRARRPIGQRLKRWVVGQLFPYPRRLALLLWPARLAEVMGVRPWLERHLPGALGEWLSLIPRRQAIVATCASVSADGPAVAIHAGCVTRVVAPATTDNATELLARAGYRADPALFTACCGALDLHSGNRPRALEFARANVRRFVQAGGADHIISTASGCTTAMAEYGELLKDDPDLARPASEFARRVSELSTLLLKATRPLEGSCEATVTYHDACHLAHGMGVRREPRQLLKAVGGVKLVELESSDLCCGSAGSYNLTQPQAAAALGRRKADTIEQSGAQYVVMANPGCQFQIAAELRRRGSSIQVMHLADFLAQAVARREQLARENAR